The Pseudomonadota bacterium genome contains a region encoding:
- a CDS encoding YedE-related selenium metabolism membrane protein produces MEKIPVHKFILMGAVIGIGSLTLSYYGNPANTGICASCFLENVAGAIGLHNDVRMQYLRPEILGFVLGAFAFSLYRREFHAIGGSSPLLRFLIGILLIIGCSIFIGCPVKMVLKLAAGDISAIVGFVGLVAGVYIGLEFVENGFQLGVASPVPRANGFIIPGIMLFLLMLAIIDPSFIAKSTKGAAAQYAPFLLSLGIGLLVGGFAQHTQFCITGGIARIFLWGPREIMNCPRSTGLLISIASFFSFALVSSLLTGQFNFGLHGQPSSNESYGWAFLGMLMVGFGSVLIRGCPLRQLVAAGQGDNDAGVTVMGMLVGAAIVQNWQLGGTVAGTPISGQIAIIFGICLLFAIGLLNRKRGYGIAPEYQTGLD; encoded by the coding sequence ATGGAAAAAATACCAGTCCATAAATTCATATTAATGGGGGCGGTCATCGGCATCGGCTCGCTGACCCTTTCCTATTATGGAAATCCTGCCAATACAGGTATTTGCGCCTCGTGTTTTCTTGAAAATGTCGCCGGCGCCATCGGCTTGCATAATGATGTCCGCATGCAATATCTCCGTCCTGAAATCCTGGGTTTTGTGCTTGGGGCCTTCGCCTTTTCTCTCTATCGTCGTGAGTTCCATGCCATTGGTGGCAGTTCACCTCTTTTGCGATTTTTAATAGGAATCCTGCTGATTATCGGGTGCTCGATTTTTATCGGCTGTCCGGTAAAGATGGTACTCAAGCTTGCCGCAGGCGATATTTCTGCTATCGTCGGATTCGTGGGTCTTGTTGCCGGAGTGTATATCGGTCTTGAATTCGTTGAAAACGGTTTTCAACTTGGAGTGGCTAGCCCCGTTCCCCGGGCAAACGGTTTTATCATTCCAGGGATCATGCTCTTTTTACTGATGCTTGCAATCATCGATCCATCGTTTATAGCCAAAAGTACCAAAGGCGCCGCTGCCCAATATGCTCCATTTCTTCTGTCGCTTGGTATTGGTCTGCTTGTCGGTGGCTTTGCGCAGCACACCCAATTTTGTATCACCGGCGGCATTGCACGGATCTTTCTGTGGGGCCCACGTGAAATAATGAATTGTCCCCGTTCAACCGGACTGCTGATCAGCATTGCATCTTTTTTCAGTTTTGCCCTTGTCTCCAGCCTTTTAACCGGTCAATTCAATTTCGGTCTTCACGGTCAGCCAAGTTCAAACGAAAGTTACGGCTGGGCATTCCTGGGGATGCTGATGGTTGGATTCGGCTCAGTACTGATCAGGGGATGCCCTCTTCGCCAACTGGTGGCCGCCGGACAAGGTGATAATGATGCCGGTGTTACAGTGATGGGGATGCTGGTCGGTGCAGCCATAGTCCAGAACTGGCAGCTTGGCGGCACTGTTGCCGGAACCCCGATATCAGGCCAGATCGCCATCATTTTTGGTATCTGCCTGCTGTTTGCCATCGGCCTCCTGAACCGGAAAAGAGGCTATGGCATCGCCCCTGAATATCAGACCGGACTTGATTGA
- a CDS encoding SBBP repeat-containing protein: MNNDSYRIPVIISFLLAFSFVIAQEGNAQNHSSLQLDYQQALEVRLPFIKNIQPENDGIGYIAKLFSGAVAVYNNGSLTYSLSRKDKLGSINYLSFHENFNRAVSVGIVAQDRSAIQLSSYMGSDPENWNEEIPSFQKLVIKDIYPGIQLELLAYGDSIEKIFHLQPGAQWHAINVTIDGADLSINKEGELEINSNNARALFSKPIAYQLLNNKKHPVDISYVISGNTYGFHVGDYDPQHELVIDPRLTAVLLGPAEMYFWEIPFSGISGDSAGNIFIAGLTSSADFPSTPNSYNTKVHIGSSDLFIAKFDKDLKNLLAVTFIGGKGIDWCRSLSIDKDGDVYVAGMTASADFPVTKTAYDQKFNGMSEGFIVRFDNELRNLKASSLVNIEEVFYVTTPGNGQVYFAGSTLISGADQLLFPKGSLYDTTLNGKGDAFIGVMDTDLKTMVYATLIGGSDTDLATFLAVDIDGFIYAGGETRSKDFPVSDKAFDRKHSGEEDIFIAKFTSQLSKLESATLFGGSGREMLRGMVRDDKNNCYITGFTSSESLSKFKSGFDTTYNGGEGDGFVAMFDDSLHALSGFTYLGGKQRDSGHGISLMILEDWGKSVVVTGDTESVNFPATKNAYDSSYNNGRGDIFLTILDPYLTEIRYSTFLGGKGIDRVPVIFDTPGKIYISGITDSDDFASSPGTVRSMGRSDTYNFFVLGLEKSQLKR, encoded by the coding sequence ATGAATAATGATTCATATCGTATACCGGTAATCATATCTTTTTTGTTGGCCTTTTCGTTTGTAATTGCACAAGAGGGTAACGCGCAAAATCATTCCTCATTGCAGCTTGATTATCAGCAAGCCCTGGAGGTAAGACTGCCGTTTATAAAAAACATCCAGCCTGAAAACGACGGCATTGGATATATTGCAAAATTGTTTTCCGGCGCAGTTGCCGTTTATAATAATGGATCCTTGACTTACTCTTTATCGCGCAAAGACAAACTTGGGTCGATTAACTATTTGTCTTTTCATGAAAACTTCAACAGGGCGGTATCTGTCGGCATTGTTGCGCAAGATAGATCCGCCATACAGCTCAGCAGCTATATGGGGTCTGACCCGGAAAACTGGAATGAGGAAATACCTTCTTTTCAAAAACTGGTTATCAAGGATATTTATCCGGGCATACAGCTTGAGCTTCTTGCCTACGGAGATTCAATTGAAAAGATTTTCCACCTGCAACCGGGAGCTCAATGGCATGCGATCAATGTGACAATTGACGGGGCGGATTTAAGTATAAACAAAGAAGGCGAGCTTGAAATTAATTCCAATAATGCGCGCGCCCTTTTTTCAAAGCCCATTGCCTACCAGTTATTAAACAACAAAAAACACCCCGTTGATATTTCGTATGTAATTTCCGGAAACACTTATGGATTTCATGTGGGTGATTACGATCCGCAACATGAGTTGGTGATTGATCCGAGACTGACCGCCGTGCTGCTCGGACCTGCGGAAATGTATTTTTGGGAAATACCCTTTTCAGGAATAAGCGGCGATTCCGCCGGAAACATATTTATTGCCGGACTTACTTCTTCTGCTGATTTTCCATCAACCCCAAACAGCTACAACACCAAAGTACATATTGGCTCAAGTGATCTCTTTATTGCCAAATTCGATAAAGACCTCAAAAATCTTCTCGCTGTTACCTTTATCGGCGGCAAGGGTATCGACTGGTGTCGTTCCTTGTCCATTGACAAGGATGGCGATGTCTATGTTGCCGGCATGACCGCATCAGCTGATTTTCCTGTCACAAAAACCGCCTACGACCAGAAATTCAATGGGATGTCTGAAGGATTTATCGTCCGTTTTGATAATGAACTCCGGAACCTTAAAGCATCAAGCCTTGTCAACATAGAGGAAGTGTTTTATGTGACAACACCGGGAAACGGCCAGGTCTATTTTGCCGGAAGCACATTAATATCCGGCGCTGATCAGTTGCTTTTCCCAAAGGGTTCTTTGTATGACACTACGCTCAACGGCAAGGGGGATGCCTTTATAGGAGTGATGGATACAGACCTCAAGACTATGGTCTACGCGACCCTGATCGGTGGCAGTGATACTGATTTGGCGACTTTTCTTGCCGTGGATATCGATGGTTTTATTTATGCCGGCGGAGAAACCAGGTCAAAGGATTTTCCGGTTTCGGATAAGGCCTTTGATCGTAAACATTCCGGAGAAGAAGATATCTTTATTGCTAAATTTACAAGCCAGCTTTCAAAGCTTGAATCCGCAACTCTCTTCGGAGGGTCCGGCCGGGAAATGCTTCGAGGCATGGTTCGCGATGATAAAAACAATTGCTATATAACAGGTTTTACCAGTTCAGAATCCCTGTCGAAATTTAAAAGCGGTTTTGATACAACGTATAACGGCGGCGAAGGTGATGGGTTTGTTGCAATGTTTGACGATTCCCTGCATGCCTTATCCGGTTTCACCTATCTCGGCGGCAAGCAGAGGGATTCCGGACATGGAATTTCGCTCATGATACTGGAGGATTGGGGGAAGAGCGTTGTGGTGACCGGCGACACCGAGTCGGTCAATTTTCCTGCTACAAAAAACGCCTACGATTCATCATATAACAATGGCCGCGGGGATATTTTTCTGACCATTCTGGACCCTTATTTAACCGAAATAAGATACAGTACGTTTCTCGGAGGAAAAGGCATTGATCGGGTCCCGGTGATTTTTGACACTCCGGGAAAGATTTACATCAGCGGCATAACCGATTCGGATGATTTTGCATCTTCCCCTGGGACTGTTCGATCAATGGGAAGAAGCGATACATATAATTTTTTTGTTCTTGGCCTGGAAAAAAGCCAACTGAAAAGGTAG
- a CDS encoding carboxypeptidase-like regulatory domain-containing protein, with product MPLKQSILSCFLSVLVCASVSAQEQSVQPSTLVEVSGRLMIDGVRPLPGGMVSFFDINSGPPPNYGNVRRIPDLVDMVNPEGEFNLQIISGKYYLGSMERDLRMGPGPPGPGDKFYFAVSEDNKMKVVEIIGGQMNNLGEIRVSPPEKFEEFKSSFTIEGTVSDEQGKPFVGALVMIKANPDSNRPDLISIPTDEQGKYSIKLPAGLSYYLVAKERITPGRPQTGLSVGTYGGPPDDAGAFSGQPAGGVIPVPVTGKDKETLQNIDITMFKVPEPGTRRNQFLEDVDPPGKYENLID from the coding sequence ATGCCCTTGAAACAATCCATTCTCTCATGCTTTTTGTCAGTGTTGGTCTGCGCGTCGGTATCCGCTCAGGAACAGTCGGTTCAACCGTCGACATTAGTAGAAGTTTCCGGCAGGCTGATGATTGACGGAGTGAGACCTTTGCCCGGCGGTATGGTCTCCTTCTTTGACATTAATAGTGGCCCGCCGCCCAATTACGGCAATGTCCGGAGAATTCCCGACCTGGTTGACATGGTGAATCCCGAAGGCGAGTTTAACCTTCAGATTATCAGTGGCAAGTATTATCTCGGTTCAATGGAAAGGGATTTGCGTATGGGGCCCGGGCCTCCTGGACCTGGCGACAAGTTTTACTTTGCAGTTTCCGAAGACAATAAAATGAAGGTCGTTGAAATCATCGGCGGACAGATGAATAATCTTGGGGAAATCCGTGTCTCGCCCCCTGAGAAATTTGAGGAATTCAAGAGTTCTTTTACCATAGAGGGCACGGTCAGTGACGAACAGGGCAAACCTTTTGTCGGCGCACTGGTCATGATAAAGGCAAATCCTGATTCAAATCGACCCGACCTGATCTCCATACCCACTGATGAGCAGGGTAAATATAGCATTAAACTGCCAGCAGGATTATCGTATTATCTTGTTGCCAAAGAAAGGATCACACCGGGACGTCCCCAGACCGGCCTTTCCGTCGGCACATATGGTGGTCCTCCGGATGACGCCGGTGCGTTCAGCGGACAACCTGCCGGCGGAGTTATTCCGGTTCCAGTCACTGGAAAAGATAAAGAAACACTGCAAAACATTGATATCACGATGTTCAAGGTCCCCGAACCTGGAACCCGTAGAAACCAGTTTCTCGAAGATGTCGACCCTCCAGGGAAATATGAAAACTTGATCGATTGA